Proteins encoded together in one Streptomyces sp. TLI_171 window:
- a CDS encoding chitinase, with protein sequence MRAPQNSPRPARALLAGLTAASLGLVGLVMAGSGSATAEAAALPNVNVVANGDFASGNHISPWVCGPTVAAVNNSATGWDLQGSPAGSDYANCSQTVTVQPNSTYTLTSVVQGSYVFAGVTGTGGTDPSTWSSNTGWNTLTSTFTTGAATTSVSVWFHGWYGQAPFLVDKVSLVGPGVGSPSQTASSSASPSPSVSPSTSASPSPSSSPTTPPSKKHLLTGYWQNFYNGATPQRISDVPAAYDVIAVAFADATSTQGAISFTLDPTLSSKLNGYTDAQFKADIAAKKAAGKKVIISVGGQNGTVSVASSAAATNFADSAYSLIQSYGFNGIDIDLENGVNSTYMAQALHSLQSKVGSGFVLTMAPQTIDMQSTGGEYFKLALATKDILTIVNMQYYNSGTMLGCDGGVYAQGTENFLTGLACIQLQGGLRADQVGLGVPASTSAAGGGYTSPSVVNAALDCLASGTNCGSFKPSQTWPAIGGAMTWSTNWDATAGNPVANTIGSHLHAMP encoded by the coding sequence ATGCGTGCACCACAGAACAGTCCGCGCCCCGCGCGGGCACTGCTCGCCGGGCTGACGGCGGCCTCGCTCGGGCTGGTCGGCCTGGTGATGGCCGGTTCCGGCTCGGCCACCGCCGAGGCGGCGGCCCTGCCCAACGTGAACGTGGTCGCCAACGGCGACTTCGCCTCCGGCAACCACATCAGCCCGTGGGTCTGCGGCCCCACCGTCGCCGCGGTCAACAACTCGGCCACCGGCTGGGACCTGCAGGGCAGCCCGGCCGGCTCGGACTACGCCAACTGCAGCCAGACGGTGACCGTGCAGCCCAACTCGACGTACACCCTGACCTCCGTGGTGCAGGGCTCGTACGTGTTCGCGGGCGTCACCGGCACCGGCGGCACCGACCCGTCCACCTGGAGCTCCAACACCGGCTGGAACACCCTGACCTCCACCTTCACCACCGGCGCGGCCACCACCTCGGTGTCGGTGTGGTTCCACGGCTGGTACGGCCAGGCGCCGTTCCTGGTGGACAAGGTCTCGCTGGTCGGCCCGGGCGTCGGATCGCCCAGCCAGACCGCCAGCAGCTCGGCCTCCCCATCGCCCAGCGTGTCGCCGAGCACCTCGGCGTCCCCGTCCCCGAGCAGCTCGCCGACCACGCCGCCGTCGAAGAAGCACCTGCTGACCGGCTACTGGCAGAACTTCTACAACGGCGCGACCCCGCAGCGGATCAGTGACGTCCCGGCCGCGTACGACGTCATCGCGGTGGCCTTCGCGGACGCCACCAGCACCCAGGGCGCGATCTCCTTCACGCTGGACCCCACCCTGTCGTCCAAGCTGAACGGTTACACCGACGCGCAGTTCAAGGCGGACATCGCGGCCAAGAAGGCGGCCGGCAAGAAGGTGATCATCTCGGTCGGCGGGCAGAACGGCACCGTCTCGGTGGCCAGCTCCGCGGCCGCGACCAACTTCGCCGACTCGGCCTACAGCCTGATCCAGAGTTACGGCTTCAACGGGATCGACATCGATCTGGAGAACGGCGTCAACTCCACCTACATGGCGCAGGCGCTGCACTCGCTGCAGTCCAAGGTCGGCTCCGGCTTCGTGCTGACCATGGCCCCGCAGACCATCGACATGCAGTCCACCGGCGGGGAGTACTTCAAGCTGGCGCTGGCCACCAAGGACATCCTGACCATCGTCAACATGCAGTACTACAACAGCGGCACGATGCTCGGCTGCGACGGCGGCGTGTACGCGCAGGGCACCGAGAACTTCCTCACCGGGCTGGCCTGCATCCAGTTGCAGGGCGGTCTGCGGGCCGACCAGGTCGGCCTGGGCGTCCCCGCCTCCACCAGCGCGGCGGGCGGCGGTTACACCAGCCCCTCGGTGGTGAACGCGGCCCTGGACTGCCTGGCCTCCGGCACCAACTGCGGGAGCTTCAAGCCGAGTCAGACCTGGCCGGCGATCGGCGGCGCGATGACCTGGTCCACCAACTGGGACGCCACCGCGGGCAACCCGGTCGCCAACACCATCGGGTCGCACCTGCACGCGATGCCGTGA